CTGCGGAAACAGGCGCCGGATCGCGTCGGCGGTGAAGTGCGAGTTGGCGATCACCGCGTCGCCGCGGGCCATCACCGAGTTGTACAGGAGCTTCGCCGGCGAGCGGCCGGCATAGCTGCCGTGATAGGTGGTGACGAAGGGAACGCGCAGCCGCCGCGCCGCGCCGAGGGCCACCCAGGCCGGGGCGCGGGAGCGGGCATGGATCAGGTCGACCCGCTCCGCGCGGCAGATCCGCGTCAGCCGCCCGACATTGAGCGCCATCACGAAGGGGTTTTTGGTCCGCGCCGGGAACGGCACCCAGGCGCCGCCCTTGGCCTGCAGCTCGCCGACGAGGCGGCCGCCCTCGGTGGCGACGAGCGCGCGGGCGCCCGCGGCGGCGAGCGCCGCCGCCACGTCGACGGCGGTGCGCTCGGCGCCGCCGGCGTCGAGCTCCGGGATGATCTGGAGCACGGTGCGGCCCGCCAGCGGATGGCTCGCGGCCGGGAACGGCGTGGCCTGGCTCGACGGCATGGGACTCCGGGTCAGGGTTCTGATCGCAGCACTCGCGGCGTGACGGTGCCCGCTCCGCGCAGGGTTCGACAGCAGGACTCGATGGATGACCGGCGGCACGCCGGGCCTCTCTCGCATATGGTCGCCGGCCGCCGCCGGTGTAGAAGCCGGCCGTCGCGGTCCGCTCACGGACGATGCATCAAGGTCTCCCTACCGTGTTGCGGATCGGTAAACCTTGGGCGCCGGCCGCCCGCGACCAGGGTTGCACACGGAATAACGGGGATAACGTCATGCAAGAACCCGCGCGCACGCTTGCCAAAGATCCGCCTGCCGCGATGCTGCCCGTGCGGGGCCGCCGCCTCGCTACCCTGGTGCGGCCCGGTGCCGGACCGCCGGTGGTCTGGCTCGGCGGCTTCCGCTCGGATATGCGCGCCACCAAGGCCGAGGCCCTGGACGAATGGGCGGCGCGGGAGGGCCGCGCCTTCGTACGCTTCGACTATACCGGCCACGGCGAATCGGAGGGCACCTTCGCCGATTGCACGATCTCGGACTGGCTCGCCGACGCGCAGGACGTCGTCGCCGCCCTGGCACCTCAGCGCCCGGTCCTCGTCGGCTCCTCGATGGGCGGCTGGATCGCGCTTCTCGCCGCGGCGACGATCCGGCCCGCCGGCCTGGTGCTGATCGCCCCCGCGACGGATTTCACCGAAGAGCTGATGTGGAAGCAGTTCCCGGACGAGATCCGCCAGCAGGTGATGCGGGACGGGGTGTGGCGGCGCGATTCGCAATACTCGCCCGAGCCGACCCCGGTGACCCGGGCGCTGATCGAGGACGGGCGGCGTCACCTGATGCTCGGGGGACCGATCGATCCGGGCTGCCCGGTGCACATCCTGCAAGGCATGGCCGATCCGGACGTGCCCTGGCGGCACGCGATGACGCTCGTCGAGCGGCTGCCGGAGACCGGCGTGGTCCTCACCCTGATCAAGGAGGGCGACCACCGCCTCTCCGGGCCGGCGGATCTCGAGCGGCTGGTCGCGGCGGTGGAGGGGATCGCTCCGCGGGAGGTTTCGGGCGCCTGACGAGACGGCAGGAACGCGGAGGTCGGGTTGCCGGGGCACGGCTCACCCGCGCCGTCCCGCCGATCTCGGTCCTGCGATCGCCCCGCTTCCACCACCGCCGCGAGGCCTCGCCAGCGTGCTGGCGGCGCCTTCGTTCGAGACGATCCTCGCCACCGAGGTCGCGGGAGCGGCGAGGCCATCCTCGACGGGTCGCCTCGGGGCGCGCTGCCGCCATCCGTCGAGCGCGGAGCCGTTCCGCCACAACCAAGGCGACGGAGCGCGAGCGCAGCACAACTTGAGCTACTCGGGATTTGCTCCAGCGCGCAATTCATTTTGATGCGGCGGATCAAGGCTTGATCCATCTCGACGCGCCGTCTCTATCGTCCTTTTGCAGACAATAGAGAGTTCGGGCCTCTCGGATGGATGACGTCACGCAGAAGGACGCTGACATCGGTGGCCTCGCCTCCGATCTCGTCGGCGCCTACGCCATGAGAAACAACATTCCGGTCTCCGAGGTGCCGGGCCTCGTGGCGGCAACCCATGCGGCCTTGGTGAAGCTTTGCCCCCCGTCGGCGCCCGGGGACGGCAAGCCGCTGCCGGCCACGTCGATTCGTCAGACGATCACCCCGGATCACATCATCAGCCTGGAAGATGGCAAGCCCTACAAGGCGCTCAAGCGCCACCTGACCACGCGCGGGCTCACCCCGGACGAGTATCGCCGCAAGTGGGGCCTGTCACCCGACTACCCGATGGTCGCCGCCAACTACACCGCCCAGCGCTCCAAACTCGCCAAGAGCGTCGGGTTCGGTCGCATCCGACGCAATCCAGCCACCGGTCGGACGGCGAATGGTGCGGCGCCGGCGGCGCCGGCCGTAACGGTCCACCGCGGGCAGCCGCCGATGGCCGAAGCCACCCGACAGGAGCGAAGCGGATTCGGGCGTCAGATCGACAAGGAAAACCGTTAGCCGCTCGTCGTTCTCGCATTCGCTCTGCGAACGAGCGCCTCATGGCGATATTCGCTCGGACTCATGCCGAACTGATTGCGAAATCGTCGAGAGAAATGGGCCTGATCCGAGAAGCCGCATCGATAGGCGATCTCCTGCAGCATCATGTGGGCGCTGATTGGATCGGCGAGACGGCGTGCCGCATTCTCCAGCCGCCGGTGCCAGATCCAGGCGGCAATATTGTGCCCGCTCTCGCGAAACAAAACCTGCAAATGGCGCAGGGACACGCCGACGGCGCTCGATACTTGCATCGGGCTCAAATCGGCATTGCCGATGTTGTTATCGATGTAGGACTTCGCCTTTTGCATGGTCAAAGACGATCTTAGGGATCCGGGAACCTCCATCGCCATCCGCTCGGCGATACTCGCAGCGACGAGATCGATGCCCGTCGCGCTCATGCGCTCTGCCGCTTCCGGCGTCAGCTGTTCACTCACCTGGCTGAGATTGTTGAGGAACGACCGCGCGAGCGCCGTGACCGGAAGATGTCCTCCCACGCCCAAGCCGACGAAGAGGCGCGACGATCCGAGGACGCGCTCCAGGCGATCGCGCGGAATCTCGATGGCCAGAACTTCGCTATATCCTTCGTGTTCGATGGTCCAAGGCGTGTTTGGATCCCGCACCGACAAATCCCCCGCCCGGTCGATGTTGGAGCGGTCGTTCTGGCTCGCCTTCACGGATCCGGAGAGCACGACACTCAAAAATAGATGATCTGTCTTGTTGTTCTTGTGCCGGATTGTCTGTGGCGTTGTCGAAGCGCGTAAATTCTGTAGGGAAAACTTTGTGAGGACGAACGAACCGACCGTGGCGCCTTCGATCACGGCGTGGAACGGTTCGTCGCTTGAGCTACTCTGCACCATGGGGACCAAACGATCCTCGCAGAGCTCACGCCACTGGCGAAACCGGTCCTCGGGACGGACGTCGGCGGTCGTGAATAACGTTTGCATCTCGGACGGGGCGATCGGCTTTCGGGTGGTTGCCCCGGTCTAAGGTCTTACAAAATCCGGCACAATCGTGGAATCACTAATCATCGCAAATATCCATTTTTTCCTATCATGGCATCTGCAAGACCTATGCACATGCAGATCTTTCTAGAGCACTTCACGATCGCGCTGCAATCGCGAAGCTCTCTAGGTCTTTGATTTTGCCGCATTTTCTTCGCTCAACCGGCGACCACTTGGTCGGAAAATGCTCTAGCGCCCGAGGTCTCGCACCGGCACGCCGAGTGACCGCGAACGGGGTCGCGGCCACGTCGCGGGGCGGTTCCGGACCCGGACCAACCGGGCGTGACGCTCCCTACGCCATCAGATCCCCGTCCGCCGGCCGCAAGCCGTCCAGCTCCGGCAGCAGGACCACGCTCTCCTGCTCGTTCGGGTCGGTGCGGGCGATCACCGCCGTGCAGGTCTCGGTCCGGCTGGCATTGTAGGGCAGGTGCGGCATCCCGGCGGGGATGTAGACGAAATCGCCGGCCCGGCTCCAGAGGTGCTGCTCCAGCCGCTCGCCGTACCACATGCCGGCGACGCCGGAGAGCACGTGGAGCGCCGTCTCGTGCGCCTCGTGGAGGTGGGCCTTGGCGCGAGCCGCCGGCGGCAGGGTGACGAGCTGCATGTGCAGCGCCTTCGACCCCACCGATTCGGCCGAGACTGCCGGCGCGTAGGTGAGGGCCTGCTTGCCGACGTAGTCCGGGCCCGGGCGCACGACCCGGCAGGTGGTCTGGGGTGACGACAGGTCCATGACGCGTCCTCCGCTGGAGCATCGTCCGACGAAGCGGATACCGGTTCGTCGAGCGGATGCGGCAGAATCATCGATCGAGAGCACCGTTCGATGGCGATGCGATCGGACGGTGCTCCAGAGCGGAGGACAGAATAGGCGAAGGCGTCGGGTTCAGAAATCCGCCACCTTCCCCCAGGCCGAGGCGGTGAACCGGTCCGGGTGGTAGGGCTTGGGATCGACGATCGGCGCGGCGCCGGAGGCGAGGTCGGCGATGAGGTGGCCGGCGCCCGGGCCGATGCCGAAGCCGTGGCCGGAGAAGCCCGCCGCCAGGATCAGGCCCGGCACGCCCGTGACCTCGCCGATTCCCGGCACGCCGTCGGGGGTCGAATCGATGTAGCCGGCCCAGGAGGCGGTGATCGCGGTGCCGCGCAGGGCCGGCAGCAGCTCGAGGGCCCGGCGATGGGTCTCGGCCACCAGGCGCGCGTCGGGCCGGGGATCGAGGATGCGCATGCGCTCCATCGGGGTCTGCTCGTCGAGGCGCCAGCGCGCGGCGGTCTCGTGGCCGCTGCGCCAGCCCTCGGTGCCGCCCGGCCTCAAGGCGCGCCAGCGCTTGGCGAACATCGGCACGAATTCCCGCGCGAACAGGATCTGCTGCGGGGTCGGGTCGACGCTGGCCCGGCCGCTGATGGCCAACGTGTGGCCGCCGGTTTCGCCGCGGCGGGTCACCGAGATCTCGGCGGTGTGGAGCGCGTCGGGCAGGCCCTCGACATGGGGGCCGACCGCCAGGATCGACGAGCGCACCGCCGATTGCGGGAAGCGGATGCCGAGCTGGCGGCAGAACGACGAGGCCCAGGCGCCGCCGGCCATCACCACGACGCGGGTGCGGATGGTGCCCTTCTCGGTCACCACGCCGCTCACCCGGCCGCCCTCGAGTTCCAGGCCGCGGGCAGCGCAGAACTGGTGCACGCTGCCGCCGGCCTTCATCACGCCGCGGGCCACCACCGGAACCGCCCGCGAGGTGTCGGCGATGCCGTCGGTGGGCGAGAACACCCCGCCCTTCCAGGCCCGTCCGGTGGCTTCGCCCCGCGCCCGCGCCTCGCTCTCGCTCAGCATGTGGGTGACGACGCCCTCCCCGGCCGCGAAGTCGCGCCACTTCGCCCAGCGGGCGATCTCGGCCTCGTCGTTGCTGAGGTAGAGCAGGCCGGAGCGGCGGAAGCCCGGATCCTCGCCGATCTCGGCCGTGAGGCGGTCCCACAGGTCGAGGCTCTTCGTCGCCATCGGCAATTCGCGGGCGTCGCGGTTCTGCTGCCGGCACCAGCCCCAGTTGCGGCTCGACTGCTCGCCCCCGATGCGGCCCTTCTCGACCAGGGCCACGCTGACGCCCCGGCGCGCGAGGTAATAGGCCGTGAAGGTCCCGACCACGCCGCCGCCGATCACCACCACCTCGGCGGCGGCCGGCAGGTCCGGCGTGGTGTCGATGTGGAGGAGAGGTGCAGGCATGGTGGGCTCCCGTTGACGGCCGGAGCCTAGCAGGGCCGCCCGCGCGCGGACGCCGGAGAGGCCGGCCTTCGCGGCAGATTCTGCTGGGCGCCCGGCCGCTCGCCGGCATCATCGGATGGTGCCAAGGTTCTGTCCCGAGGGGCTTGCCTGCGGGGCCGCTCGCGCGGTCTAAGCGTGACCGTGAAGGCCGTCCGCGCCAGCCTTCCCGCGCCAGCCTTCCCGCGTCAGCCTTGGGCTCACGATGCAAGCTTCCCCGGTTCCCGACGCCCTTCGCCGCCAGCGCTCGGTCGGGCACGTCGCGCTGAGCGTGGCCCGGATGCCGGGCGGCGCCACGCGGGTCACCGACCTCGCCGAATCCGGCCCGCTGCGGCTGCGGCTGCCACGGCCCGAGCCCGGCCCGATGGAGGCGGTGCTGCTCAACAGCGCCGGCGGCATCGCCTGCGGCGACCGCTTCACCGTCGAGGCGCGGCTGGCGGCAGGCGCCGATCTCGTGCTCACCACCACGGCGGCGGAGAAGATCTACCGCTCGGACGGGCCGGTGACGCGGCTCGACGTGGCGCTGACCCTGGAGCCCGAGGCCGCGCTGGCCTGGCTGCCCCAGGAGACGATCCTGTTCGACGGCGCCCGGCTCACCCGCAGCATCTCGGCCGAGATGGCGGCGGATGCGCGGCTCACCCTGTTCGAGGCCCTGGTGTTCGGCCGCGCCGCGAAGGGCGAGGTGATGCGGGACGGCCTGCTCGCGGATTCCTGGCGCCTGCGCCGCGCCGGGCGGCTGACCTACGCCGACTCCTTCCGGCTCGACGGGGCCATCGCGGACACGCTCGCCCGCCGGGCGGTGGCCGGCGGCGCCCGCGCGATGGCGACGCTCCTCCACCTCGCGCCCGACGCCGAGAGCCGCCTCGACCAGGCCCGCGCGCTGATCGAGGCCGCCGGCTGCGAGGCCCTCTCGGTCGAGGCCGGGGCGAGCGCCTGGAACGGCATGCTGGTGATGCGCCTGCTCGGGGCGGAGATCGGCCCCTTGCGCCTCGCCGCCGCGCGGATCCTCGAGGGGTTCCGCGGCCGGCCCCTGCCGCGGGTGTGGCAGACCTGAGCACGCGGCTCGGTTCTTGCCTGCCCAATCTTGCCTCGCGGCCGAGCCTCGGTGAAGGATGGGGCGGCCCGTGACCCAGAGGATTCTCCCGTGCTGCTGACACCCCGCGAGAAGGACAAGCTCCTCGTCGCCATGGCGGCGATGGTGGCCCGCAACCGCCTGTCCCGGGGCGTGAAGCTCAACCACCCGGAGGCGGTGGCGCTGATCACCGACTTCGTGGTCGAGGGCGCCCGCGACGGCCGCACCGTGGCCGAGCTGATGCGGCTGGGCGCCCAGGTCCTCACCGCCGACCAGGTGATGGAGGGGGTGCCGGAGATGATCCACGACATCCAGGTCGAGGCGACCTTCCCGGACGGCACCAAGCTCGTCACCGTCCACCACCCGATCCGCGGCACTCCCGCCGCCGACGTGCCGGGCGCGGTGACGACGCCCGACGGCGAGATCGTGTTCAACGAGGGCGCCCCCCGCACGGTGATCGAGGTCGCCAATACCGGCGACCGGCCGATCCAGGTCGGCTCGCACTACCACTTCTTCGAGGTGAATCCGGCGCTCCGCTTCGACCGCGACAAGGCCCGCGGCCAGCGCCTCGACATCGCGCCGGGCACGGCGGTCCGCTTCGAGCCGGGCTCGACCCGGGAGGTGGTGCTGATCCCGATGGGCGGCGGGCGCGCGGTGTACGGGTTCCGGGGTGACGTGATGGGGGTGCTGTGAGCCCCTACGACAAGGTTCTGCGCGATCACGTGTCGCTGGTGACGCGGGCGGCCGACTTCGCGGCCCGTCGGCACGCGGATCAGCGTCGCAAGGGATCTGCCCGGGAACCTTACGTAAATCATCTCGCAGAGGTTGCAGCGCTCCTCGCTGACTCCCTGAGCGAGCCGAACGCCTGGCTGATCGCGGCCGGCTGGCTCCACGACACGATCGAGGATACCGGCACGACCTACGCCGAACTCACGGAACTGTTCGGTACCGCCGTGGCCGACCTCGTGGCCGAGGTCACCGACGACAAGTCGCTGCCCAAGGCAGAGCGCAAGCGACTGCAGGTCGAGCGGGCACCGCACAAGTCGCCGGATGCCAAGGCGATCAAGGTCGCCGACAAGATCAGCAACCTGCGATCCCTTGTGGCAAGCCCTCCTGACGACTGGGACCGGACCCGAGTCCTCGACTACGTCGCCTGGGCCGAGAGCGTCGTCGCCGGCTGCCGCGGCACGAATGCGGCCCTCGAATCCATCTTCGATCAATCCGCCGTCGCGGCGCGGAGAGCGGTCTGATGTCCAACACCCCCAAACCCGCCAGCCTCCCCCGTGCCGCCTACGCGGCGATGTTCGGGCCGACCAAGGGCGACCGCATCCGCCTCGCCGACACCGCCCTCGTCATCGAGGTCGAGCACGACCACACCCGCTACGGCGAGGAGGTGAAGTTCGGCGGCGGCAAGGTGATCCGCGACGGGATGGGGCAGAGCCAGGCGAGCAACGCGGGCGGCGCCGTCGACACCGTCATCACCAACGCGGTGGTGCTGGATCACTGGGGCATCGTGAAGTGCGACGTCGGCCTGAAGGGCGGGCGGATCGCGGCCCTTGGCAAGGCCGGCAACCCGGACATCCAGGACGGCGTCACCATCGTGGTCGGGCCGGGCACCGAGGTCATCGCGGGCGAAGGAAAAATCCTCACCGCCGGCGGGTTCGACAGCCACATCCACTTCATCTGCCCGCAGCAGATCGACGAGGCGCTGAATTCCGGCATCACCACCATGCTCGGTGGCGGCACCGGCCCGGCCCACGGCACCTTCGCCACCACCTGCACCCCCGGCCCCTGGCACATCGCCCGGATGATCGAGGCGGCCGACGCCTTCCCGATGAACCTGGCGTTCGCCGGCAAGGGCAACGCCTCGAAGCCCGACAGCCTGGAGGAGATGATCCGGGCCGGCGCCTGCGCACTGAAGCTGCACGAGGATTGGGGCACGACGCCCGCCGCGATCGATTGCTGCCTGTCGGTGGCCGATGCCCACGACATCCAGGTGATGATCCACACCGACACGCTTAACGAGTCGGGCTTCGTCGAGGACACGATCGCGGCGTTCAAGGGCCGCACCATCCACGCCTTCCACACCGAGGGCGCCGGCGGCGGCCACGCGCCGGACATCATCAAGGTGGCGGGGCTGCCGAACGTGCTGCCCTCCTCCACCAACCCGACGCGGCCCTTCACCCGCAACACCATCGACGAGCATCTCGACATGCTGATGGTGTGCCACCACCTCGACCCGTCGATTCCGGAAGACCTCGCCTTCGCCGAGAGCCGGATCCGCAAGGAGACGATCGCCGCCGAGGACATCCTGCACGACATCGGTGCCCTCTCGATGATGTCGTCGGACAGCCAGGCGATGGGCCGGGTCGGCGAGGTCATCATCCGCACCTGGCAGACCGCCGACAAGATGAAGCGCCAGCGCGGGGCGCTCCCGGGCGATGCGTCGGGCAACGACAACGCCCGGGCCAAGCGCTACGTGGCGAAGTACACGATCAACCCGGCCATCGCCCACGGCATCTCGCGCCATATCGGCTCGGTGGAGGTCGGCAAGCTCGCCGACCTCGTGCTGTGGTCGCCGGCCTTCTTCGGGGTGAAGCCGGACCTGATCATCAAGGGCGGCGCCATCGCGGCCGCTCCCATGGGCGATCCCAACGCCTCAATCCCGACGCCGCAGCCGGTGCATTACCGCCCGATGTTCGGCGCCTTCGGCCGCGTGCCGGCCAAGACCGCGCTGACCTTCGTGTCGAAGGCCGCGATCGAGGCGGGGTTGCG
This is a stretch of genomic DNA from Methylobacterium sp. 17Sr1-1. It encodes these proteins:
- a CDS encoding alpha/beta hydrolase, with the translated sequence MLPVRGRRLATLVRPGAGPPVVWLGGFRSDMRATKAEALDEWAAREGRAFVRFDYTGHGESEGTFADCTISDWLADAQDVVAALAPQRPVLVGSSMGGWIALLAAATIRPAGLVLIAPATDFTEELMWKQFPDEIRQQVMRDGVWRRDSQYSPEPTPVTRALIEDGRRHLMLGGPIDPGCPVHILQGMADPDVPWRHAMTLVERLPETGVVLTLIKEGDHRLSGPADLERLVAAVEGIAPREVSGA
- a CDS encoding MucR family transcriptional regulator, which encodes MDDVTQKDADIGGLASDLVGAYAMRNNIPVSEVPGLVAATHAALVKLCPPSAPGDGKPLPATSIRQTITPDHIISLEDGKPYKALKRHLTTRGLTPDEYRRKWGLSPDYPMVAANYTAQRSKLAKSVGFGRIRRNPATGRTANGAAPAAPAVTVHRGQPPMAEATRQERSGFGRQIDKENR
- a CDS encoding helix-turn-helix domain-containing protein, whose product is MQTLFTTADVRPEDRFRQWRELCEDRLVPMVQSSSSDEPFHAVIEGATVGSFVLTKFSLQNLRASTTPQTIRHKNNKTDHLFLSVVLSGSVKASQNDRSNIDRAGDLSVRDPNTPWTIEHEGYSEVLAIEIPRDRLERVLGSSRLFVGLGVGGHLPVTALARSFLNNLSQVSEQLTPEAAERMSATGIDLVAASIAERMAMEVPGSLRSSLTMQKAKSYIDNNIGNADLSPMQVSSAVGVSLRHLQVLFRESGHNIAAWIWHRRLENAARRLADPISAHMMLQEIAYRCGFSDQAHFSRRFRNQFGMSPSEYRHEALVRRANARTTSG
- a CDS encoding cupin domain-containing protein, which produces MDLSSPQTTCRVVRPGPDYVGKQALTYAPAVSAESVGSKALHMQLVTLPPAARAKAHLHEAHETALHVLSGVAGMWYGERLEQHLWSRAGDFVYIPAGMPHLPYNASRTETCTAVIARTDPNEQESVVLLPELDGLRPADGDLMA
- a CDS encoding FAD-binding oxidoreductase; this encodes MPAPLLHIDTTPDLPAAAEVVVIGGGVVGTFTAYYLARRGVSVALVEKGRIGGEQSSRNWGWCRQQNRDARELPMATKSLDLWDRLTAEIGEDPGFRRSGLLYLSNDEAEIARWAKWRDFAAGEGVVTHMLSESEARARGEATGRAWKGGVFSPTDGIADTSRAVPVVARGVMKAGGSVHQFCAARGLELEGGRVSGVVTEKGTIRTRVVVMAGGAWASSFCRQLGIRFPQSAVRSSILAVGPHVEGLPDALHTAEISVTRRGETGGHTLAISGRASVDPTPQQILFAREFVPMFAKRWRALRPGGTEGWRSGHETAARWRLDEQTPMERMRILDPRPDARLVAETHRRALELLPALRGTAITASWAGYIDSTPDGVPGIGEVTGVPGLILAAGFSGHGFGIGPGAGHLIADLASGAAPIVDPKPYHPDRFTASAWGKVADF
- a CDS encoding urease accessory protein UreD, whose product is MQASPVPDALRRQRSVGHVALSVARMPGGATRVTDLAESGPLRLRLPRPEPGPMEAVLLNSAGGIACGDRFTVEARLAAGADLVLTTTAAEKIYRSDGPVTRLDVALTLEPEAALAWLPQETILFDGARLTRSISAEMAADARLTLFEALVFGRAAKGEVMRDGLLADSWRLRRAGRLTYADSFRLDGAIADTLARRAVAGGARAMATLLHLAPDAESRLDQARALIEAAGCEALSVEAGASAWNGMLVMRLLGAEIGPLRLAAARILEGFRGRPLPRVWQT
- a CDS encoding urease subunit gamma, whose product is MLLTPREKDKLLVAMAAMVARNRLSRGVKLNHPEAVALITDFVVEGARDGRTVAELMRLGAQVLTADQVMEGVPEMIHDIQVEATFPDGTKLVTVHHPIRGTPAADVPGAVTTPDGEIVFNEGAPRTVIEVANTGDRPIQVGSHYHFFEVNPALRFDRDKARGQRLDIAPGTAVRFEPGSTREVVLIPMGGGRAVYGFRGDVMGVL
- a CDS encoding HD domain-containing protein — its product is MRDHVSLVTRAADFAARRHADQRRKGSAREPYVNHLAEVAALLADSLSEPNAWLIAAGWLHDTIEDTGTTYAELTELFGTAVADLVAEVTDDKSLPKAERKRLQVERAPHKSPDAKAIKVADKISNLRSLVASPPDDWDRTRVLDYVAWAESVVAGCRGTNAALESIFDQSAVAARRAV
- the ureC gene encoding urease subunit alpha; amino-acid sequence: MSNTPKPASLPRAAYAAMFGPTKGDRIRLADTALVIEVEHDHTRYGEEVKFGGGKVIRDGMGQSQASNAGGAVDTVITNAVVLDHWGIVKCDVGLKGGRIAALGKAGNPDIQDGVTIVVGPGTEVIAGEGKILTAGGFDSHIHFICPQQIDEALNSGITTMLGGGTGPAHGTFATTCTPGPWHIARMIEAADAFPMNLAFAGKGNASKPDSLEEMIRAGACALKLHEDWGTTPAAIDCCLSVADAHDIQVMIHTDTLNESGFVEDTIAAFKGRTIHAFHTEGAGGGHAPDIIKVAGLPNVLPSSTNPTRPFTRNTIDEHLDMLMVCHHLDPSIPEDLAFAESRIRKETIAAEDILHDIGALSMMSSDSQAMGRVGEVIIRTWQTADKMKRQRGALPGDASGNDNARAKRYVAKYTINPAIAHGISRHIGSVEVGKLADLVLWSPAFFGVKPDLIIKGGAIAAAPMGDPNASIPTPQPVHYRPMFGAFGRVPAKTALTFVSKAAIEAGLREQLGVMKELVAVENVRGGISKKSMIHNDATPVIEVDPETYDVRADGELLVCEPAEVLPMAQRYFLF